From Actinoplanes oblitus, a single genomic window includes:
- a CDS encoding response regulator → MILKGAGDVRVVGEASDGGEVPAAVAEHRPDVVLMDIRMPGVDGLTATEALRRRPGAPEVLVLTTFDADEFVLRALRAGAGGFLLKDTPPGQIRDAVLRVARGEATLSPSVTRQLITHVTAGPSPDRGEAGRRLDQLSTRELDVALAVAQGKSNAEISADLFMSVATVKAHVSRLLTKLGLNNRVQIALLVHDAGLA, encoded by the coding sequence ATGATCCTCAAGGGCGCCGGCGACGTGCGCGTGGTCGGCGAGGCGAGCGACGGCGGCGAGGTGCCGGCCGCTGTCGCCGAGCACCGGCCGGACGTCGTGCTGATGGACATCCGGATGCCCGGGGTGGACGGCCTGACCGCCACCGAGGCGCTGCGCCGGCGTCCCGGTGCGCCCGAGGTGCTGGTGCTCACCACCTTCGACGCCGACGAGTTCGTGCTCCGCGCGCTGCGGGCCGGGGCCGGCGGTTTCCTGCTCAAGGACACTCCGCCCGGCCAGATCCGGGACGCGGTGCTGCGTGTCGCGCGCGGTGAGGCCACCCTGTCGCCGAGCGTCACCCGGCAGCTCATCACCCACGTCACCGCCGGGCCGTCCCCGGATCGGGGCGAGGCCGGCCGCCGGCTCGATCAGCTGAGCACCCGGGAGCTGGACGTGGCCCTGGCGGTGGCGCAGGGCAAGTCGAACGCGGAGATCTCCGCGGATCTGTTCATGTCGGTCGCCACGGTGAAAGCGCACGTGTCGCGGCTGCTCACCAAGCTCGGCCTGAACAATCGGGTGCAGATCGCCCTGCTGGTGCACGACGCCGGCCTGGCTTAG
- a CDS encoding amino acid permease: MSDTGLTELKTHKLGTWSVFVIAVSAMTPLTVVAGALPLGYGEVKEKGIPVAYVLVAAVLAIFTVGLVAMARHVSNRGAFYAYAAKGLTRPAGVGTAFIALLAYNAMQIGLYGAFGVAAHNAAAIFGLRMSWIVWALLGWAVIAVLGLRQIDFNARILTVLVCAEVLIVLTLDLVMVAHPAGGSVAFDTLNPGLIASAGGVSLLVGAVAGMVGFEAPLVYAAEARDPRRTVARAIFMTLGVAAILYGGSAWAMSVVAGPENIIDVAARYLNDLFFVLPDPFLPSAITDLARVFFATSLFAAMLAFHHTVARYALTVSREGVLPPALARTRDDVPVAASMAQSGLALAVLLVFAALVLNPTSDLFFFGTVSGGLGVLALMTIASFAVVRFFRRDAYGETRWRRSVAPWIATVFLTLMLLLSVAFFGDLLDSDNPLKVWSPPLAFLIVYLLGVWWGRRLRRDRPAVFAAIGSGLPPETVPFREESPEAASVARAESPEAASVARAESPEADSTARAEPSEAGSVVREESSEAASGSRADVPGIRADAPGSRADVPGSRADAPGSRADAPGSRADVPGSRADVPGSRADAPKAAPAPRKPVAEGEAAAEDDHSK; encoded by the coding sequence GTGTCGGATACGGGGCTCACCGAGCTGAAAACCCACAAACTCGGCACCTGGTCCGTGTTCGTCATCGCGGTCTCCGCGATGACGCCACTCACCGTCGTCGCCGGAGCGCTGCCCCTGGGCTATGGGGAGGTGAAGGAGAAAGGCATCCCGGTCGCCTACGTGCTGGTGGCCGCGGTGCTGGCGATCTTCACGGTCGGGCTGGTCGCGATGGCCCGGCACGTGTCGAATCGGGGCGCCTTCTACGCGTACGCGGCCAAGGGCCTGACCCGGCCGGCCGGCGTCGGCACCGCGTTCATCGCGCTGCTCGCCTACAACGCCATGCAGATCGGTCTCTACGGCGCGTTCGGTGTGGCCGCGCACAACGCCGCGGCCATCTTCGGGCTGAGGATGTCGTGGATCGTCTGGGCGCTGCTCGGCTGGGCGGTGATCGCCGTGCTCGGCCTGCGGCAGATCGATTTCAACGCGCGCATCCTGACCGTCCTGGTCTGCGCGGAGGTGCTCATCGTGCTCACCCTCGACCTGGTGATGGTGGCGCACCCGGCCGGCGGATCGGTCGCCTTCGACACCCTCAATCCGGGGCTGATCGCCAGCGCCGGCGGGGTGTCGCTGCTGGTCGGCGCGGTCGCCGGGATGGTCGGCTTCGAGGCGCCGCTGGTCTACGCCGCCGAGGCGCGCGACCCGAGGCGCACGGTGGCCCGGGCGATCTTCATGACGCTGGGCGTCGCCGCGATCCTGTACGGCGGGTCGGCCTGGGCGATGTCGGTCGTGGCCGGCCCGGAGAACATCATCGACGTGGCCGCGCGGTACCTCAACGACCTGTTCTTCGTGCTGCCCGACCCGTTCCTGCCGAGCGCGATCACCGACCTGGCCCGGGTGTTCTTCGCGACCAGCCTGTTCGCCGCGATGCTCGCCTTCCACCACACGGTCGCCAGGTACGCGTTGACCGTCTCCCGTGAGGGCGTGCTGCCGCCGGCGCTGGCCCGCACCCGCGACGACGTGCCGGTCGCCGCCTCGATGGCCCAGTCCGGGCTGGCGTTGGCGGTGCTGCTGGTCTTCGCGGCGCTGGTGCTGAACCCGACGAGCGACCTGTTCTTCTTCGGTACGGTCTCCGGCGGCCTGGGCGTCCTCGCGCTGATGACCATCGCGTCGTTCGCTGTGGTCCGGTTCTTCCGCCGGGACGCGTACGGCGAGACGCGGTGGCGCCGCTCGGTCGCGCCGTGGATCGCCACCGTCTTCCTGACCCTGATGCTGCTGCTGTCGGTGGCGTTCTTCGGCGACCTGCTGGACTCCGACAACCCGCTCAAGGTGTGGTCGCCGCCGCTGGCGTTCCTGATCGTCTACCTGCTCGGCGTCTGGTGGGGCCGCCGGCTGCGCCGTGACCGGCCGGCGGTCTTCGCCGCGATCGGCAGCGGCCTGCCGCCGGAAACCGTCCCGTTCCGGGAGGAGTCGCCGGAGGCTGCTTCGGTGGCTCGTGCGGAGTCGCCGGAGGCTGCTTCGGTGGCTCGTGCGGAGTCCCCGGAAGCTGATTCGACCGCACGTGCGGAGCCCTCGGAGGCTGGTTCGGTCGTGCGCGAAGAGTCGTCGGAGGCGGCGTCAGGCAGCCGGGCGGACGTGCCGGGCATCCGGGCGGATGCGCCGGGCAGCCGGGCGGACGTGCCGGGCAGCCGGGCGGATGCGCCGGGCAGCCGGGCGGATGCGCCGGGCAGCCGGGCGGACGTGCCGGGCAGCCGGGCGGACGTGCCGGGCAGCCGGGCGGACGCGCCGAAGGCCGCTCCCGCGCCGCGCAAGCCGGTGGCCGAGGGCGAGGCGGCCGCGGAGGACGATCACTCAAAGTGA
- a CDS encoding glycoside hydrolase family 26 protein yields MRSTLRKTVLTLTALAAGVTGAVAATPAQAAPAADAGCVTGAKLVPTCGVLWGGAAGGFTSAPRDEALKTWEKTSGRTASIFHQYHKGNEPFPTKAEIAMTSDAARPRVLLENWKIAYGTTWAAVAKGQQDKRIDAFAARAKAYGKKFFLVLNHEPENDVVARAGSGMEAKDFAAMYRHTILRLRAQGVTNVVNVLAYMGNEKWMAQSWWKDLYPGDDVVDWMGLDSYVSVEKGYYHYGDFSALLDRKAKGAAQGWYDWATTKHAGKPVMIAEWGGYHRVGKKADKSFVYNSVIDQLKKRSAIKAIVHFDTKHDDEGDRDISIDSTSASLASFKKLAANPIFNVKIG; encoded by the coding sequence ATGCGTTCGACGCTGCGTAAGACCGTACTGACGCTGACCGCCCTCGCCGCCGGTGTCACCGGCGCCGTCGCGGCCACGCCGGCACAGGCCGCGCCAGCCGCCGACGCGGGATGCGTGACCGGCGCGAAGCTGGTCCCGACCTGTGGCGTTCTGTGGGGCGGTGCGGCTGGTGGCTTCACCAGCGCGCCGCGCGACGAGGCGCTGAAGACGTGGGAGAAGACGAGCGGCCGGACCGCCAGCATCTTCCACCAGTACCACAAGGGCAACGAGCCGTTCCCGACCAAGGCCGAGATCGCGATGACCAGCGACGCCGCCCGCCCGCGGGTGCTGCTGGAGAACTGGAAGATCGCGTACGGCACCACCTGGGCCGCGGTCGCCAAGGGTCAGCAGGACAAGCGCATCGACGCCTTCGCGGCGCGCGCCAAGGCGTACGGGAAGAAGTTCTTCCTGGTCCTGAACCACGAGCCGGAGAACGACGTCGTCGCGCGGGCCGGCTCCGGCATGGAGGCCAAGGACTTCGCGGCCATGTACCGGCACACCATCCTGCGGCTGCGCGCCCAGGGCGTGACCAACGTGGTCAACGTGCTCGCCTACATGGGCAACGAGAAGTGGATGGCGCAGTCGTGGTGGAAGGACCTCTACCCCGGCGACGACGTCGTCGACTGGATGGGCCTGGACTCCTACGTCTCCGTGGAGAAGGGCTACTACCACTACGGTGACTTCTCGGCGCTGCTCGACCGCAAGGCCAAGGGTGCCGCGCAGGGCTGGTACGACTGGGCCACCACCAAGCACGCCGGCAAGCCCGTCATGATCGCCGAGTGGGGCGGTTACCACCGCGTGGGCAAGAAGGCCGACAAGTCGTTCGTCTACAACAGCGTCATCGACCAGCTGAAGAAGCGCTCCGCGATCAAGGCGATCGTGCACTTCGACACCAAGCACGACGACGAGGGCGACCGCGACATCAGCATCGACAGCACCTCGGCCTCGCTCGCGTCGTTCAAGAAGCTGGCCGCCAACCCGATCTTCAACGTCAAGATCGGCTGA
- a CDS encoding DUF7824 domain-containing protein, translating into MTTPAPADIDPAPAEELTWDRLDQLARQGDLDELTRTLLAASEAERVALAPAVDAGLRGADPDRWWGRGGSPNPGYALIVIGCMPSAARAAAALNRRGMRLWTQQPPGHFLEIARSRQLTWLGDLGRRLADRLPARDPWIVDWRFVSAVLRASDTEPPVTEGFVRGWLEDLFEFPGRGRSRPPLVDRLRHDHYLPLLLPAVFEIDRLGGVVAGVSWNEETDGWDSTPRLPGVVAQLAAEGTLERKTILDLTVDRLARGGKPYDLRPFTLLHDELKPTLDELAGYALDYARLLPDAPGAVATLAQKALRTIDDAGRLELETLLDASGPTLVRKEKTLVKAQLSWLERVSRRQPERAGEVLETVAAAFGHPALDVQERALTMIGKQVGRLDADVVARLAEASAMLAGDLPRRAAELFGTVAEAPAEIPELPPAGPPAELPPAIASPGELAEELVALCHEETAIRWERVLAGLVSLYATAGPAALAGALQPVLDRYAATFAQDTWNRTSPRFYLGEAIRAAVDTERPGVLRRMLAGIEGRRLRVSQRTFDAVRTAWQGGRRGGANAAFTATPDGVLALRVAEVAVQLTRALVPALVATPTHATGSLDPAVLLDRLRRAEAEGWQPWQVDFEQALLRLPRRSDPAVVARAAELTSPAGRQFAAWLADGGLPDPVSQPFEQRPQPAPDGWTTPVARRVVAALSPARDGGLRLERQLLTIAPGPGIRGWSTVYTGSGDVLTAVLPHHREAIAAWMLPELAGLADLDQRGGEAVLPLLAECSGPIGPALTYGLAYALGARHQESRIAAVDAFLTLAARGEPFAPAVGAALGDVCADGLVKLSRLVPALTEAHLAGATVAVWEVLAAALPALLPTSQRGLPDLLELSAQVAGALGARTEIPGLSELAARSATTRLVKEAKRLHNVLHP; encoded by the coding sequence ATGACCACGCCCGCCCCGGCAGACATCGACCCCGCCCCGGCGGAGGAACTCACCTGGGACCGGCTGGACCAGCTCGCCCGCCAGGGTGACCTGGACGAGCTCACCCGGACGTTGCTCGCCGCGTCCGAGGCCGAGCGGGTCGCCCTGGCCCCGGCGGTCGACGCCGGCCTGCGAGGCGCCGACCCGGACCGCTGGTGGGGCCGCGGCGGCAGCCCGAACCCCGGCTACGCGCTGATCGTGATCGGCTGCATGCCGTCCGCGGCCCGGGCCGCCGCCGCGCTGAACCGGCGCGGGATGCGCCTCTGGACCCAGCAGCCGCCCGGCCACTTCCTGGAGATCGCCCGGTCCCGGCAGCTCACCTGGCTGGGCGACCTCGGGCGCCGCCTGGCCGACCGGCTTCCGGCGCGCGACCCGTGGATCGTCGACTGGCGATTCGTCTCCGCGGTGCTCCGGGCGAGCGACACCGAGCCGCCGGTCACCGAGGGCTTCGTCCGTGGCTGGCTCGAGGACCTGTTCGAGTTCCCCGGGCGGGGCCGGAGCCGGCCGCCGCTGGTCGATCGCCTGCGCCACGACCACTATCTCCCACTGCTGCTGCCCGCCGTGTTCGAGATCGACCGGCTCGGCGGCGTCGTGGCCGGCGTCTCGTGGAACGAGGAGACCGACGGCTGGGACAGCACGCCCCGGCTGCCCGGCGTCGTGGCCCAGCTGGCCGCCGAGGGCACCCTGGAGCGCAAGACCATCCTGGACCTGACCGTCGACCGGCTCGCCCGCGGCGGCAAGCCGTACGACCTGCGCCCGTTCACCCTGCTGCACGACGAGCTGAAGCCCACGCTCGACGAGCTGGCCGGCTACGCCCTCGACTACGCCCGCCTGCTCCCGGACGCGCCGGGCGCGGTGGCGACGCTGGCGCAGAAAGCGCTCCGCACCATCGACGACGCGGGCCGTCTGGAGCTGGAGACGCTGCTCGACGCCAGTGGGCCGACCCTGGTCCGCAAGGAGAAAACCCTCGTCAAGGCCCAGCTCTCCTGGCTGGAGCGGGTGTCCCGCCGGCAGCCCGAGCGGGCCGGCGAGGTGCTGGAGACGGTGGCCGCCGCGTTCGGTCACCCGGCCCTCGATGTGCAGGAGCGGGCGCTCACCATGATCGGCAAGCAGGTCGGCCGGCTCGACGCGGACGTCGTGGCCCGGCTTGCCGAGGCGTCCGCCATGCTCGCCGGCGACCTGCCACGGCGGGCCGCCGAGCTGTTCGGCACGGTCGCCGAGGCACCAGCCGAGATCCCGGAACTGCCGCCGGCCGGACCGCCGGCGGAGCTGCCACCGGCGATCGCCAGCCCCGGTGAGCTGGCCGAGGAGCTGGTCGCGCTCTGCCACGAGGAGACCGCGATCCGCTGGGAGCGGGTGCTGGCCGGGCTGGTCTCGCTCTATGCCACGGCGGGCCCGGCCGCGCTGGCCGGCGCGCTGCAGCCGGTGCTCGACCGCTATGCCGCCACGTTCGCGCAGGACACGTGGAACCGCACCTCCCCGCGGTTCTATCTCGGCGAGGCGATCCGGGCCGCCGTGGACACCGAGCGGCCGGGCGTGTTGCGGCGGATGCTGGCCGGCATCGAGGGCCGTCGGCTGCGGGTGTCGCAGCGGACCTTCGACGCGGTGCGCACCGCCTGGCAGGGCGGTCGCCGAGGCGGTGCGAACGCGGCCTTCACCGCCACGCCGGACGGCGTGCTGGCGCTGCGGGTCGCCGAGGTGGCGGTGCAGCTCACCCGCGCCCTGGTGCCGGCGCTCGTGGCCACCCCGACCCACGCGACCGGCAGCCTGGACCCGGCGGTGCTGCTCGACCGGTTGCGCCGGGCCGAAGCGGAGGGCTGGCAGCCGTGGCAGGTCGACTTCGAGCAGGCGCTGCTGCGGCTGCCCCGGCGGTCCGATCCGGCGGTCGTCGCCCGGGCCGCCGAGCTCACCTCACCGGCCGGCCGGCAGTTCGCCGCCTGGCTCGCCGACGGCGGCCTGCCCGACCCGGTGAGCCAGCCGTTCGAGCAGCGGCCACAGCCGGCCCCCGACGGGTGGACGACGCCGGTCGCCCGCCGGGTCGTCGCCGCCCTGAGCCCGGCCCGCGACGGCGGCCTGCGGCTGGAGCGCCAGCTGCTCACCATCGCACCCGGCCCGGGGATCCGCGGCTGGTCGACGGTCTACACCGGAAGCGGCGACGTGCTGACCGCGGTCCTGCCGCATCATCGGGAGGCGATCGCCGCCTGGATGCTGCCGGAACTGGCCGGGCTGGCCGATCTCGACCAGCGCGGCGGCGAGGCGGTGCTGCCGCTGCTCGCCGAGTGCTCCGGCCCGATCGGCCCGGCCCTGACCTACGGCCTGGCCTACGCCCTGGGTGCCCGGCACCAGGAGAGCCGGATCGCGGCGGTCGACGCGTTCCTCACCCTGGCCGCCCGGGGCGAACCGTTCGCTCCGGCGGTCGGCGCGGCCCTCGGCGACGTCTGCGCCGACGGTTTGGTGAAACTGTCCCGGCTCGTCCCGGCGCTGACCGAGGCACACCTGGCCGGTGCCACGGTCGCCGTGTGGGAGGTGCTGGCCGCCGCGCTGCCGGCCCTGCTCCCGACCAGCCAGCGTGGACTTCCCGACCTGCTCGAGTTGTCCGCTCAGGTGGCCGGGGCGCTGGGCGCGCGCACCGAGATCCCCGGCCTGTCCGAGCTGGCGGCCCGCTCGGCGACCACTCGCCTGGTGAAGGAGGCGAAGCGCCTGCACAACGTCCTCCATCCCTGA
- a CDS encoding DprA-like winged helix domain-containing protein, translating to MVTAAYAYLGSSTLDDELTLQTSGGPAAHPRFFTGFLTSPAAAATGLLAVAEVARTRYFRPLPPASLDPVVTAGSDRLRFESFSGCCGVYARLDVLPGGLDGEILAHGTTNVDVNLPLQRALTRVGRSDPMHVAVGPDDLTVTTFDGPLVERKVPLPTRWLRGFAEAQVLTARFDPRAEIGVAEARALLNRLPATDKSVLWAVPAGRSLRFTSRPSPGAVCLPGAGRLSALKPFLRYAVSLRVHGPAVAAGSQPVASTWELTTPAMRLSLTLSPEPYRGFSGEGAVLESLASDEVADDADLISALLSWDPTIDVDALATASGLDAARVRDALTQLGTAGRVGYDVAEAGYFHRTLPYTADAVERMNPRLTAARALLAGGAVTLGTDVSTVVSGDETYHVRHESQSCTCPWWAKHRGGRGPCKHVLAVRMARAGETAETIEKAEASV from the coding sequence ATGGTTACCGCGGCTTACGCCTACCTAGGATCGTCGACTCTGGACGACGAGCTCACCCTGCAGACCTCCGGCGGGCCGGCGGCGCACCCGCGCTTCTTCACCGGCTTCCTCACCTCGCCGGCCGCCGCGGCGACCGGCCTGCTGGCCGTGGCCGAGGTGGCCCGCACCCGATATTTCCGGCCGCTGCCCCCGGCCAGCCTCGACCCGGTGGTCACCGCCGGCTCCGACCGGCTGCGGTTCGAGTCGTTCTCCGGCTGCTGCGGGGTCTATGCCCGGCTCGACGTGCTCCCCGGCGGGCTGGACGGCGAGATCCTCGCCCACGGCACCACCAACGTCGACGTCAACCTGCCCCTGCAGCGCGCGCTGACCCGGGTCGGCCGGTCCGACCCGATGCACGTCGCGGTCGGCCCCGACGACCTCACGGTGACCACCTTCGACGGTCCCCTGGTGGAGAGAAAGGTGCCGCTCCCGACCCGCTGGCTGCGCGGTTTCGCCGAGGCGCAGGTGCTCACCGCCCGTTTCGACCCGCGTGCCGAGATCGGCGTCGCCGAGGCCCGCGCCCTGCTCAACCGGCTCCCCGCCACCGACAAGTCGGTGCTCTGGGCGGTCCCGGCCGGTCGTTCGCTGCGCTTCACCTCCCGGCCCAGCCCCGGCGCGGTCTGCCTGCCCGGCGCGGGCCGCCTGTCCGCCCTCAAACCCTTCCTTCGGTACGCGGTGAGCCTGCGCGTCCACGGCCCGGCCGTCGCCGCGGGCAGTCAGCCGGTGGCCAGCACGTGGGAGCTGACCACGCCGGCGATGCGGCTGTCGCTGACCCTGTCGCCGGAGCCCTACCGTGGCTTCTCCGGCGAGGGCGCGGTCCTGGAGTCGCTCGCCTCCGACGAGGTGGCCGACGACGCCGACCTGATCAGCGCGCTGCTCTCCTGGGACCCGACGATCGACGTGGACGCCCTGGCGACCGCGTCCGGGCTGGACGCCGCCCGGGTGCGCGACGCCCTGACCCAGCTCGGCACCGCCGGCCGGGTGGGTTACGACGTGGCCGAGGCCGGCTATTTCCACCGCACCCTGCCCTACACGGCCGACGCGGTGGAGCGGATGAACCCGCGGCTGACCGCCGCCCGCGCGCTGCTCGCCGGCGGCGCGGTCACCCTCGGCACAGACGTGTCGACGGTGGTCAGCGGCGACGAGACCTATCACGTCCGGCACGAGTCGCAGTCCTGCACCTGTCCATGGTGGGCGAAACACCGTGGCGGCCGCGGCCCGTGCAAACACGTCCTCGCGGTCCGGATGGCCCGTGCCGGCGAGACCGCCGAGACGATCGAGAAAGCGGAGGCCTCGGTATGA
- the pgi gene encoding glucose-6-phosphate isomerase, whose protein sequence is MSEHVSDSAEWQALQGHAEKFSAVHLRDLFGSDPQRGERYAAEVADLYVDYSKNLITDEVLSALFALAGRARLSERIAAMFAGEHINITEDRAVLHTALRLPRSASLVVDGQDVVADVHSVLDRMGAFADKIRSGEWVGHTGQRIKTVVNIGIGGSDLGPVMAYEALKDYAQRDIECRFVSNIDPTDLYEKTRDLDPASTLFIIVSKTFTTQETLTNAREARSWLLRSLSDDAAVAKHFVAVSTNAEKVADFGIDTDNMFGFWDWVGGRYSLPSAVGLSVMISIGKEQFADMLAGYHAVDEHFRTTPIERNVPALLGLLNVWYDTFLGAQSHAVLPYAQYLHRFAAYLQQLTMESNGKSVRLSGDPVTYQTGEVFWGEPGTNGQHAFYQLIHQGTKLIPADFIGFSQPNHDIGEMHDLFMSNFLAQTGALAFGRTLEQVQAEGTKPAVAPHRVMQGNHPTTTILADKLTPAVFGQLVALYEHITFTQGVIWEINSFDQWGVELGKVMANQLAPKLTSASAPADDADSSTNALIKRYRAARGR, encoded by the coding sequence ATGAGCGAACACGTTTCCGACAGCGCCGAGTGGCAGGCACTTCAGGGCCACGCGGAGAAGTTCTCGGCGGTCCACCTGCGTGACCTGTTCGGCAGCGACCCGCAGCGCGGCGAGCGCTACGCGGCCGAGGTCGCCGACCTGTATGTCGACTACAGCAAGAACCTGATCACCGATGAGGTGTTGTCGGCCCTGTTCGCGCTGGCCGGGCGGGCGAGACTGAGCGAGCGGATCGCCGCGATGTTCGCCGGCGAGCACATCAACATCACCGAGGACCGTGCCGTGCTGCACACCGCGCTGCGCCTGCCGCGGTCGGCGTCGCTGGTCGTCGACGGCCAGGACGTGGTGGCCGACGTGCACTCGGTGCTGGACCGGATGGGCGCGTTCGCCGACAAGATCCGCTCGGGGGAGTGGGTCGGGCACACCGGGCAGCGGATCAAGACCGTGGTCAACATCGGGATCGGCGGGTCCGACCTGGGGCCGGTGATGGCCTACGAGGCGCTGAAGGACTACGCGCAGCGCGACATCGAGTGCCGGTTCGTCTCCAACATCGATCCCACCGATCTGTACGAGAAGACGCGCGATCTCGACCCCGCCTCGACGCTGTTCATCATCGTCTCCAAGACGTTCACCACGCAGGAGACCTTGACGAACGCCCGGGAGGCCCGCTCGTGGCTGCTGCGCAGCCTGTCCGACGACGCCGCGGTGGCCAAGCACTTCGTCGCCGTCAGCACGAACGCCGAGAAGGTCGCCGACTTCGGGATCGACACCGACAACATGTTCGGCTTCTGGGACTGGGTGGGCGGCCGCTACTCGCTGCCCTCCGCTGTCGGCCTGTCCGTCATGATCTCGATCGGCAAGGAGCAGTTCGCCGACATGCTCGCCGGCTACCACGCCGTCGACGAGCACTTCCGGACCACCCCGATCGAGCGGAACGTCCCGGCCCTGCTCGGCCTGCTCAACGTCTGGTACGACACGTTCCTCGGCGCCCAGTCGCACGCGGTCCTGCCCTACGCGCAGTACCTGCACCGCTTCGCCGCCTACCTGCAGCAGCTGACCATGGAGAGCAACGGCAAGTCGGTGCGGCTCTCCGGCGACCCGGTCACCTACCAGACCGGCGAGGTCTTCTGGGGCGAGCCCGGCACCAACGGGCAGCACGCGTTCTACCAGCTGATCCACCAGGGGACGAAGCTCATCCCGGCCGACTTCATCGGGTTCAGCCAGCCGAACCACGACATCGGCGAGATGCACGACCTGTTCATGTCGAACTTCCTCGCCCAGACCGGGGCGCTCGCCTTCGGCCGGACCCTGGAGCAGGTGCAGGCCGAGGGCACCAAGCCGGCCGTCGCCCCGCACCGGGTGATGCAGGGCAACCACCCGACCACCACGATCCTCGCCGACAAGCTCACCCCGGCGGTGTTCGGGCAGCTGGTGGCGCTCTACGAGCACATCACGTTCACCCAGGGCGTGATCTGGGAGATCAACTCGTTCGACCAGTGGGGTGTCGAACTCGGCAAGGTGATGGCCAACCAGCTCGCGCCGAAGCTGACCTCGGCCTCCGCGCCGGCCGACGACGCCGACTCGTCGACGAACGCGTTGATCAAGAGGTACCGGGCCGCCCGCGGCCGCTGA
- a CDS encoding winged helix DNA-binding domain-containing protein gives MTSLLLGGVGRDSVLGITEWFGAMQAQDLNSVLWSLGARLPGRTRAEIVAETERRDVVRTWPMRGTVHLIPSADAHWMLELTGVRALAGAAKRREFLGLTESDADKAADILGAALAGGGRLTRSACVAAINEGGVAVSGQLGYHLLWYASQRGVTAIAPNEGAEQTFVLLDEWAGARNSPSREEALGILAHRYFRGHGPATAKDFAGWTMLPMKDARAGIAAAGLVAVDVDGTEMWADPAVLDAGPVRGWRALPGFDEYMLGYKDRSMMATVEQLKSIVPGGNGVFQSTLVRDGRVMAVWKRTLGKKAVSVLVSPLADLTAADWVRVEEALQPFGAFVGLPVTVKKLG, from the coding sequence ATGACCAGCCTGCTCCTCGGCGGCGTCGGCCGCGACTCGGTCCTCGGGATCACCGAGTGGTTCGGCGCCATGCAGGCGCAGGATCTCAACAGCGTGCTCTGGTCGCTCGGCGCCCGCCTGCCCGGCCGCACCCGAGCCGAGATCGTCGCCGAGACCGAGCGGCGCGACGTGGTGCGGACCTGGCCGATGCGGGGCACCGTGCACCTGATCCCGTCCGCCGACGCGCACTGGATGCTCGAGCTCACCGGCGTGCGCGCGCTGGCCGGCGCGGCGAAACGCCGCGAGTTCCTGGGCCTGACGGAGAGCGACGCGGACAAGGCCGCGGACATCCTCGGCGCCGCCCTCGCGGGCGGCGGCCGCCTGACGCGATCGGCCTGCGTGGCCGCGATCAACGAGGGCGGCGTCGCGGTGAGCGGTCAGCTGGGCTACCACCTTCTTTGGTACGCCAGTCAGCGCGGCGTGACGGCCATCGCTCCCAACGAGGGCGCCGAGCAGACGTTCGTGCTGCTGGACGAGTGGGCCGGCGCGCGCAACTCGCCGTCGCGTGAGGAGGCCCTGGGCATCCTGGCGCATCGGTACTTCCGCGGGCACGGCCCGGCCACCGCCAAGGACTTCGCCGGCTGGACCATGCTGCCGATGAAGGACGCCCGAGCCGGGATCGCCGCGGCCGGCCTGGTCGCGGTGGATGTCGACGGCACCGAGATGTGGGCCGATCCGGCGGTCCTCGACGCCGGGCCGGTGCGCGGCTGGCGCGCGTTGCCCGGCTTCGACGAGTACATGCTGGGTTACAAGGACCGGTCGATGATGGCCACCGTCGAGCAGCTGAAGAGCATCGTCCCCGGCGGCAACGGGGTGTTCCAGTCGACGCTGGTGCGCGACGGCAGGGTGATGGCCGTCTGGAAGCGGACGCTGGGGAAGAAGGCGGTGTCCGTGCTGGTGTCGCCACTGGCCGACCTCACGGCCGCGGACTGGGTGCGGGTGGAGGAGGCCCTGCAGCCCTTCGGGGCTTTTGTCGGGCTGCCAGTAACTGTAAAGAAACTTGGATAA